The following are encoded together in the Mycolicibacterium arabiense genome:
- a CDS encoding DJ-1/PfpI family protein, with the protein MHAQIVLFDGFDPLDVVAPFEVLVAGSDAVGGELEVELVSAEGPRTVVSGSRGLTLQATARLDPAKPGYVIVPGAAGPIEGDPDEGVETIPVLLARFGETEAVPLIRRAFEEPDVTVATVCGGSLALAMAGLLEGRHANTHHLGVDVLEATGAIPVRARVVDDGDLVTAGGVTSGLDLALHLLDRSYGPRVAIAVEELFAYERRGTVWTDTGREPKPT; encoded by the coding sequence ATGCATGCGCAGATCGTGCTGTTCGACGGGTTCGACCCGCTCGACGTCGTCGCCCCGTTCGAGGTGCTCGTCGCCGGCAGCGACGCGGTCGGCGGCGAACTCGAGGTCGAACTGGTGTCCGCGGAGGGGCCACGCACGGTGGTCAGCGGCTCCCGCGGGCTGACGTTGCAGGCCACGGCCCGCCTCGACCCGGCCAAACCCGGGTACGTGATCGTGCCCGGCGCGGCCGGTCCGATCGAGGGCGATCCGGACGAGGGCGTGGAGACCATCCCTGTGCTGCTCGCCCGGTTCGGCGAGACCGAGGCGGTGCCGCTGATCCGCCGGGCGTTCGAGGAGCCGGACGTCACGGTCGCCACCGTCTGCGGCGGGTCCCTTGCCCTGGCGATGGCCGGCCTGCTGGAGGGCAGGCACGCCAACACCCATCACCTCGGCGTCGACGTGCTGGAGGCCACCGGCGCAATCCCGGTGCGGGCCAGGGTCGTCGACGACGGCGATCTCGTCACCGCGGGCGGTGTGACGTCGGGCCTCGATCTCGCGCTGCACCTGCTCGACCGCAGCTACGGCCCCCGGGTCGCGATCGCCGTCGAGGAACTGTTCGCCTACGAGCGGCGCGGCACGGTGTGGACCGACACCGGCCGGGAACCGAAGCCGACGTGA
- a CDS encoding alcohol dehydrogenase catalytic domain-containing protein, with translation MPTHKAVHVPSAGAALTLADVETTSPPRDHVRIAVAACGVCGTDHAFVNGGFPGLSWPITPGHEVAGTIAEVGDGVEDFAVGDRVAVGWFGGNCNRCIPCRQGYFMQCVRGQTPSLSYPGGYAESFTAPATALARIPEGLSFVEAAPMGCAGVTTFNGLRNTRAKAGDLVAVLGVGGLGHLGVQFARAMGFETVAIARGEGKAQDAKDLGAHHYVDSNASDVSEELQKLGGARVVLATAANSEAMAATIGGLGPEGELVVIGVTPDNLPISPLDLINSGLSVTGHPSGTSRDVEETMHFALQTGVRAMIEERPLSEAAEAYAAMDSGKARYRMVLTV, from the coding sequence ATGCCGACGCACAAAGCCGTTCACGTCCCGTCCGCAGGTGCAGCGCTGACGCTCGCCGACGTCGAGACCACGTCACCGCCGCGCGATCACGTTCGCATTGCCGTGGCCGCGTGCGGGGTCTGCGGCACCGACCACGCCTTCGTCAACGGCGGCTTCCCCGGTCTGTCGTGGCCGATCACCCCGGGACACGAGGTGGCAGGCACCATCGCCGAGGTGGGCGACGGCGTCGAGGACTTCGCCGTCGGTGACCGCGTGGCCGTGGGATGGTTCGGTGGCAACTGCAACCGCTGCATCCCGTGTCGGCAGGGCTACTTCATGCAATGCGTCCGCGGGCAGACTCCCAGCCTGAGCTACCCCGGCGGATACGCCGAGTCGTTCACCGCGCCCGCCACCGCGCTGGCCCGCATCCCCGAGGGGCTCTCGTTCGTCGAGGCCGCGCCGATGGGCTGCGCAGGCGTGACCACGTTCAACGGGCTACGGAACACCCGCGCCAAGGCCGGTGACCTGGTTGCCGTGCTCGGCGTGGGTGGGCTCGGCCATCTGGGCGTGCAATTCGCCCGCGCGATGGGCTTCGAGACCGTCGCGATCGCCCGCGGCGAGGGCAAGGCGCAGGACGCAAAGGACCTGGGCGCACACCACTACGTGGACTCCAACGCGTCCGACGTGTCGGAGGAGCTGCAGAAACTCGGCGGCGCCCGGGTCGTGCTCGCGACGGCCGCCAACTCCGAGGCGATGGCGGCGACCATCGGCGGCCTTGGCCCCGAGGGTGAACTCGTCGTCATCGGCGTCACACCCGACAACCTGCCGATCAGCCCGCTCGACCTGATCAACTCGGGCCTGTCGGTCACCGGCCACCCCTCGGGCACCTCACGCGACGTCGAGGAGACCATGCACTTCGCGCTCCAGACCGGCGTGCGGGCGATGATCGAGGAGCGGCCGCTGTCCGAGGCCGCCGAGGCGTACGCGGCGATGGACTCCGGTAAGGCGCGCTACCGGATGGTGCTCACGGTCTGA
- a CDS encoding DedA family protein translates to MTTTTLALMPDYMDPLNLIGYFGAWALVGILFVVFVESGVLFPILPGDSLLFVAGMLAAGHAAQSASAETNFQLWQLLVFIPLAAILGGQVGYWIGRSIGTSMFKPNARFLKQKYLDEAHLFFEQRGPFAIVLARFVPIVRTLAPITAGAARMNYGAFAFWNILGAVIWGVGLVLLGFWLGSFEIVQKMLEPIFIGIVLLSVLPIFIEWFKRRREARRRGALPGEPAPGEAV, encoded by the coding sequence ATGACCACCACGACGCTGGCGTTGATGCCGGACTACATGGATCCGCTCAACCTCATCGGCTACTTCGGCGCGTGGGCGCTGGTCGGCATCCTGTTCGTGGTCTTCGTCGAATCGGGCGTGCTCTTCCCGATCCTGCCCGGCGACTCGCTGCTGTTCGTGGCTGGAATGCTGGCCGCGGGCCACGCCGCCCAGAGCGCCTCGGCGGAGACGAACTTCCAGCTGTGGCAGTTGCTGGTGTTCATCCCGCTGGCCGCGATCCTCGGCGGCCAGGTCGGCTATTGGATCGGCCGCAGCATCGGGACGTCGATGTTCAAGCCCAACGCCCGCTTCCTCAAGCAGAAGTACCTCGACGAGGCGCACCTGTTCTTCGAGCAGCGCGGCCCGTTCGCCATCGTCCTGGCCCGGTTCGTCCCGATCGTGCGGACCCTGGCGCCCATCACGGCAGGCGCCGCGCGGATGAACTACGGCGCGTTCGCGTTCTGGAACATCCTCGGCGCGGTGATCTGGGGCGTCGGGCTCGTGCTGCTCGGCTTCTGGCTGGGCAGCTTCGAGATCGTCCAAAAGATGCTCGAGCCCATCTTCATCGGGATCGTCCTGCTCTCGGTGCTCCCGATCTTCATCGAGTGGTTCAAGCGACGCCGCGAGGCCCGCCGCAGGGGCGCGCTGCCCGGCGAGCCGGCCCCCGGCGAGGCCGTCTAG
- a CDS encoding LLM class F420-dependent oxidoreductase, with translation MTDSPSSSPRPPVDFPSRIGVWWASETWAMPDAIEVAQEIESLGFGSLFIPEVTGKECLTQSLAFLSATERLVVGTGIANIHVRIPSAAETGARTISSLFPRRFMLGLGVSHAPLVEHGMGGTYSKPLATMRDYLEKMAAVPEVIEPGSGRPVRLLAALGPKMIELSGTHADGAHPYLVLPEQTRVTRDILGPDKWIVSEQAVTVGGSPEEQLQWAHQHLNVYSGLPNYRNSWLRQGFDESDLVHGGSDKLAKAIVGMGSVPAAAASVKAHLDAGADHVVLQVLGDNPMADPRPALRELASEMDLV, from the coding sequence GTGACCGACTCACCGAGCAGTTCGCCTCGTCCGCCCGTCGACTTCCCCAGCCGCATCGGCGTGTGGTGGGCCAGCGAGACCTGGGCGATGCCCGACGCCATCGAGGTGGCCCAGGAGATCGAATCCCTCGGCTTCGGATCGCTGTTCATCCCCGAGGTCACCGGCAAGGAGTGCCTGACGCAGTCGCTGGCCTTCCTCAGCGCCACCGAGCGACTCGTGGTCGGCACCGGCATCGCCAACATCCACGTGCGCATCCCGTCGGCGGCCGAGACCGGTGCGCGCACGATCAGCTCGCTGTTCCCGCGCCGGTTCATGCTCGGCCTCGGCGTCAGCCACGCCCCGCTCGTCGAGCACGGCATGGGCGGCACCTACTCCAAGCCGCTGGCCACGATGCGCGACTACCTCGAGAAGATGGCGGCGGTCCCCGAGGTCATCGAGCCCGGCTCCGGTCGGCCGGTGCGGCTACTGGCCGCGCTCGGACCGAAGATGATCGAGCTGTCCGGCACGCACGCCGACGGCGCCCACCCCTACCTGGTGCTGCCCGAGCAGACCCGCGTCACCCGCGACATCCTCGGCCCGGACAAGTGGATCGTCTCCGAGCAGGCCGTCACCGTCGGCGGGTCGCCGGAGGAGCAACTGCAGTGGGCGCACCAGCACCTCAACGTCTACAGCGGCCTGCCGAACTACCGGAATTCGTGGCTGCGGCAGGGCTTCGACGAGTCCGACCTGGTGCACGGCGGCTCCGACAAGCTCGCGAAGGCGATCGTCGGGATGGGCTCGGTGCCCGCGGCGGCCGCGTCGGTGAAGGCGCACCTCGACGCCGGCGCCGATCACGTGGTGCTGCAGGTGCTCGGCGACAACCCGATGGCCGATCCCCGCCCCGCGCTGCGGGAACTCGCCTCCGAGATGGACCTGGTCTAG
- a CDS encoding NAD(P)H-dependent amine dehydrogenase family protein, whose amino-acid sequence MTTKPVRVFQVATGNVGSEMIKRIRHRSDIELVGLHCYTTEKVGRDAGEIVGVDPLGVTATGTVEEIIAAKPDVLTFHGVFPDEDLYVKVLEAGINVVTTADWITGWHRDANHPHPSGKPVSQLLREACEKGGSTFYGTGMNPGVNQILGVVCSADVAEIENVTTIESVDVSCHHSRDTWIEVGYGQPVDDPAIPGKLEKYTRVFADSVLMMADCFGLELDEVKFSYELGACTKDVDLGWYQLPKGSLGGNYLKYQGMVDGVPRVETHLEWQMTPHTDPSWDIKGCYITQIKGDPCIYNKHMIFPKPGVDLSDPANFASIGMTVTGLPALNSLASVVAAPPGLLTSADLPLRGFAGRFVT is encoded by the coding sequence GTGACCACGAAACCAGTTCGCGTCTTCCAGGTGGCGACGGGCAACGTCGGCTCCGAGATGATCAAGCGCATCCGGCACCGCAGCGACATCGAACTCGTCGGATTGCATTGCTACACAACGGAGAAGGTCGGCCGCGACGCCGGTGAGATCGTCGGCGTCGACCCGCTGGGCGTGACTGCCACCGGCACCGTCGAGGAGATCATCGCCGCCAAGCCCGACGTGCTGACCTTCCACGGCGTGTTCCCCGACGAGGACCTCTACGTGAAGGTGCTCGAAGCCGGCATCAACGTCGTCACCACGGCCGACTGGATCACCGGCTGGCACCGCGACGCGAACCACCCGCACCCGTCGGGCAAGCCGGTCAGCCAACTGCTCCGCGAGGCGTGCGAGAAGGGCGGGTCGACGTTCTACGGCACCGGGATGAACCCGGGCGTCAACCAGATCCTCGGCGTGGTCTGTTCGGCCGACGTCGCCGAGATCGAGAACGTCACGACCATCGAGTCCGTCGACGTGTCGTGTCACCACAGCAGGGACACCTGGATCGAGGTCGGCTACGGCCAACCCGTCGACGACCCCGCGATCCCCGGCAAGCTGGAGAAGTACACCCGCGTCTTCGCCGACAGCGTGCTGATGATGGCCGACTGCTTCGGCCTCGAACTCGACGAGGTGAAGTTCAGCTACGAACTCGGCGCCTGCACCAAGGACGTCGACCTCGGTTGGTATCAGCTGCCGAAGGGCTCGCTGGGCGGCAACTACCTGAAGTACCAGGGCATGGTCGACGGCGTGCCGCGCGTCGAAACCCACCTCGAGTGGCAGATGACCCCGCACACCGACCCCAGCTGGGACATCAAGGGCTGCTACATCACGCAGATCAAGGGTGACCCGTGCATCTACAACAAGCACATGATCTTTCCGAAACCCGGTGTGGACCTGTCGGATCCGGCGAACTTCGCCTCGATCGGCATGACGGTGACCGGCCTGCCCGCCCTCAACTCGCTCGCCTCGGTGGTGGCCGCGCCGCCCGGACTACTCACCAGCGCCGACCTCCCGCTGCGCGGATTCGCGGGACGCTTCGTCACGTAG
- a CDS encoding Rieske 2Fe-2S domain-containing protein: MAKPPLSMKPTGWFQVAWSDQVEVGAVHAMKYFDTEMVAWRSESGRVTVMNAYCEHLGAHLGFGGHVVGEVIQCPFHGWQWNDEGRNVCIPYEPRPNRGRRMRTYPVAERNEAIYVWHDVEGREPFFDAPDVFASFADGSSAADYYPQQRLYREALEMHPQYVLENGVDFAHFKYVHETPIVPVFTRHDFAEPVSYVDFTITFEGDEDQSIDDVRSGVEAINGGLGIAVTKSWGMVDNRTISAITPVDDRTSDVRFMVYIGRTPGKDSPRHEQKAVDFGNEVIRQFAQDVHIWSHQRYSDPPALSTSEYEGFTAIRKWAMQFYPDGRGGNAADLIPVQERAIDQKG, from the coding sequence ATGGCCAAACCGCCGCTCTCGATGAAACCGACCGGCTGGTTCCAGGTCGCGTGGTCGGATCAGGTCGAGGTCGGCGCCGTGCACGCGATGAAGTACTTCGACACCGAGATGGTCGCGTGGCGCTCGGAGTCCGGCCGGGTCACCGTCATGAACGCCTACTGCGAACACCTGGGCGCGCACCTCGGCTTCGGCGGCCACGTCGTCGGCGAGGTCATCCAGTGCCCCTTCCACGGCTGGCAGTGGAACGACGAGGGCCGCAACGTCTGCATCCCCTACGAGCCCAGGCCCAACCGCGGACGCCGGATGCGCACCTACCCCGTCGCCGAACGCAACGAGGCCATCTACGTCTGGCACGACGTCGAGGGCCGCGAGCCGTTCTTCGACGCACCCGACGTGTTCGCCAGCTTCGCCGACGGCAGCAGCGCCGCCGACTACTACCCGCAGCAGCGCCTGTACCGCGAAGCGCTGGAGATGCATCCGCAGTACGTGCTGGAGAACGGCGTGGACTTCGCGCACTTCAAGTACGTGCACGAGACGCCCATCGTGCCGGTGTTCACCCGCCACGACTTCGCCGAACCCGTTTCTTACGTCGACTTCACGATCACCTTCGAGGGCGACGAGGACCAGAGCATCGACGACGTGCGCAGCGGCGTCGAGGCGATCAACGGCGGGCTCGGCATCGCGGTCACCAAGAGCTGGGGGATGGTCGACAACCGCACCATCTCGGCGATCACCCCGGTCGACGACCGCACCTCCGACGTCCGGTTCATGGTCTACATCGGGCGCACGCCCGGCAAGGACAGCCCCCGCCACGAGCAGAAGGCCGTCGACTTCGGCAACGAGGTCATCCGGCAGTTCGCCCAGGACGTCCACATCTGGAGCCACCAGCGCTATTCGGACCCGCCTGCGCTCTCCACGTCGGAGTACGAGGGCTTCACCGCAATTCGCAAGTGGGCCATGCAGTTCTATCCCGACGGCCGCGGCGGCAACGCCGCGGACCTCATTCCCGTTCAAGAGCGAGCCATCGATCAGAAGGGCTGA
- a CDS encoding TetR/AcrR family transcriptional regulator, which produces MTQTTAPRRTNRRGQATRDAMLDAALRALATGDVAAASANRIAKDAGATWGAVKYQFGDIDGLWAAVLQRTAERRGQLEPAHFARALTSTAAPEAPLSERVAAIIDVLFDGLSAPDSRAIETLRAALPRDGAELERLYPRTSAELQSWGRSWIEACQTAFADVDVDPERVREVASFIPGAMRGLVSERQLGSYYDLDLARRGLTGAIVTYLQHSRG; this is translated from the coding sequence ATGACGCAGACGACCGCGCCACGACGCACCAACCGTCGCGGCCAGGCCACCCGCGACGCGATGCTCGACGCGGCGCTGCGCGCGCTGGCCACCGGCGACGTCGCCGCAGCGTCGGCCAATCGGATCGCCAAGGACGCCGGCGCCACCTGGGGCGCGGTGAAGTATCAGTTCGGCGACATCGACGGGCTGTGGGCCGCAGTGCTGCAGCGCACCGCGGAACGTCGCGGCCAGCTCGAGCCGGCGCACTTCGCCCGGGCGCTTACGTCGACGGCGGCACCCGAGGCGCCGCTGAGCGAGCGCGTCGCCGCGATCATCGACGTGCTGTTCGACGGGTTGTCCGCACCCGACTCACGCGCCATCGAGACGTTGCGCGCCGCCCTCCCCCGCGACGGCGCGGAACTCGAGCGGCTCTACCCACGCACCTCAGCCGAGCTGCAGTCGTGGGGCCGCAGCTGGATCGAGGCGTGCCAGACCGCGTTCGCCGACGTCGACGTCGACCCGGAACGGGTCCGCGAGGTCGCGTCGTTCATCCCGGGCGCCATGCGCGGCCTGGTCTCCGAACGGCAACTCGGTTCCTACTACGACCTCGACCTGGCCCGGCGGGGCCTGACCGGTGCGATCGTCACCTACCTGCAGCACTCTCGGGGCTAG